The DNA window GGGTTCCCGGCGGCGATGTCGTCGCTGTTTTTGGTGCCCTTAGGTGCGACTTTTGGGAATCCTCTATCAGTCTCGATGCACGAGATCGCGGTCATCCTGCTCTTTGGTCTGTTCTTTGCCGTTGCCTCGGTCACCCTGGCCGAAGGGGCGCGGCGGCTGCCGCCCGCCCAAACGGCTTTGTTGTCGACGCTCGAGATGCCATTGGCTCCTTTGTTGGCCTGGGTGATCCTGGCCGAGGTTCCCGCAGGCCAGACAGCAATCGGTGGGGTCGTTGTGTGCCTGGCTGTGCTCTGGTCGCAACGCGAAAGTTAGAGTTCTTTGCGGGCCTGCATCGCCGCGGTGATTGTCCCATCGTCGAGGTAATCCAACTCGCCGCCAATGGGCACGCCCTGCGCCAGCGAGGTCAGGCGCACGCGCCCTTCAAGCTGATCAGCGATGTAATGAGCCGTTGTCTGGCCGTCGATCGTGGCGTTCAGCGCCAGGATCACCTCGGTGATGTTTTCACCGGTGACCCGGTCCACAAGGCGGGGAATGCGAAGCTCTTCTGGGCCAATGGCGTCGAGGGCAGAAAGAGTGCCGCCAAGCACGTGATACCGTCCGCGAAAAACCCCCGAACGTTCCATGGCCCACAGATCGGCCACATCCTCGACGACGCAAAGCTCTCCGGTGGCGCGTTTCTCGGATGCGCAGATCTCGCAGATGTCAGTGGTACCCACATTGCCGCAGTTCAGGCATTCGCGTGCCGTGGCTGCAACGGTCTGGATGGTGTCGGCAAGAGGCGTCAGTAACAGGGCGCGCTTGCGGATCAGGTGCAGCACCGCGCGCCGGGCGGAACGGGGGCCAAGCCCGGGGAGCTTGGCCATCAGTTCGATCAGATTGTCGATGTCGGAATTGCTCATATGCCCCGCCTCGAGACGATTGTTTCGGGTCATACTAGGGCTCTGAGCGCATCAGGTCGAGGGCACAGGGCCCCCGCGAAGCCAGCTTTAGAACGGCAGCTTGATGTCCTTGGGCAGGCCCATGCTTTCGGTCAGCTTGGTCATCTCTTCCTGCGCCTTGTCGGCAGCTTTGGTCTGCGCGTCCTTGATGGCGGCCAGGATCAGGTCTTCGACAACTTCTTTGTCGTCGCCATTAAAGATCGACGGGTCGATGTCCAGCCCTTTGAGCTCACCCTTGGCCGAAGCGGTCGCCTTGACCAGGCCGGCGCCGGATTCACCCACAACCATGACGTTGTGCAGCTCTTCCTGCATGTCGGTCATCTTGGTCTGCAACTCTTGGGCAGACTTCATCATCTTGGCCATGTCGCCCAGGCCACCAAGTCCTTTGAGCATCTCGTGTCTCCTAGCAAATGCGTTGAGGCGTAGATACGGGCGGTCCCCTTTGTGTGCAAGTGTTGCGGAGAGGGGAAAAGGAGAGGCTCCCGTCAGTCGTCTATGTCTTTTGCAAGACATCTCCTCCTGTTGGGCCGGGCCGCGCGTGGGCTTTGCCCACGCGCGGCCCGGCCCAAAGGGTGACCCCACTTCTGGCAAAGCCAGAAGTGGGGTCACTCACGGGAGCACTTCGAGTAAGGGCGGCTTGAACAGAACCAAGGTTACTCGTCGTCGAATGGGTCCCATTCATCTTCGACCTCGGGGAGCGCTTCTGTCTCAACCTGTGCGGCGCGTTCTTCGGGTGTTTGGATATGCGTGATCTTGGCCTTTGGGAATTCAGCCAGAACAGCTTGGACCAGCGGATGGGCCTCGGCTTCGGATCGCAGGGCGTTTGCAGCCGCGTCTTTCAATTCTGCAATCGTCGGCGCATCGCCGTCCGAGACGACGGAAACGGCCCAACGGTTGCCGGTCCAGGATTGCAGTCGGCTGCCCAGGCGCGCGGCCAGATCACGAGGAGCGGAGTCCGAGGGCGTGAATTCGATCCGTCCCGGTTGATAGGCGACCAGGCGTACTCCGCCTTCGACATCGACCAGCAGTTTCACGTCGCGTCGGGTGCGGATCAGTTCGACCACATGTTCGAATGTGGGATAGCGGGCCAGGGCCGTGGCCGTGTCCTGTGCTAAGGCGGTCACCGGCGCGCCGCCGCCGCTCCGCGGGGCCGCTTGGGCATAGGCCGTTGTGCCTCCGACAGGTGCGCCGTTGCCCGGCGCGGGCATTCCACCACTTGGGTTCGGTGGGGGTGTAGGCGGGGTATCCTGCAGTTTGCGGATCAACTCTTCGGGGCTGGGCAAGTCGGAAACATGGGTCAGGCGGATCACAGCCATTTCGGCAGCCATCATGGCATTTGGCGCGGCGGCGACCTCTTCCAGCGCTTTGAGCAGCATCTGCCACATTCGGGTCAGCACGCGCATCGGCAACGCCTCGGCCATCTGTGCGCCGCGAGTGCGCTCGTCGGGAGAGATGGTGGGGTCTTCGGCGGCGTCTGGTGTGATTTTCACCACCGAAACCCAATGCGTGATTTCGGCCAGATCGCGCAGGACCGCCAGCGGGTCGGCGCCTTCGGCATATTGCGCGCTGAGCTCAGTCAGAGCTCCGGCGGCATCACCCCGCAGGATCATGTCCATAAGGTCCAGAACCCGGCCCCGATCGGCGAGGCCCAGCATGGCGCGGACCTGATCGGCGGTGGTTTCGCCCGCACCGTGGCTGATGGCCTGATCCAGCAGCGAAGTTGCATCCCGTGCCGAACCCTCAGCCGCGCGGGTGATCAGGGCAAGCGCGTCATCGGTGATCTCTGCACTCTCAGACACAGCGATCTTGCGCATGAGCGCGATCATGTCCTCGGGCTCGATCCGGCGCAGGTCAAAACGTTGGCAGCGCGACAGTACCGTCACCGGCACCTTGCGGATCTCGGTGGTGGCAAAGATGAACTTCACATGCGCGGGCGGCTCTTCGAGCGTTTTCAGCAGCGCGTTGAAGGCGCTTGTCGACAGCATGTGAACTTCGTCGATGATGTAGATCTTGTAGCGGGCCGAGGCGGCGCGATAGCGGACCGAGTCGATGATTTCACGAATGTCGCCCACGCCAGTGCGGCTGGCAGCGTCCATCTCCATGACGTCGACATGGCGGCCTTCCATGATGGCCACGCAGTGTTCGCACTGGCCGCAAGGCTCGGTTGTGGGTTGCCCTTGACCATCCGGCCCAATGCAGTTCATGCCCTTGGCGATGATCCGCGCGGTGGTGGTTTTGCCGGTGCCGCGAATGCCGGTCATGACAAACGCCTGCGCGATCCTGTCCGCCTCGAACGCGTTTTTCAGGGTCCGCACCATGGCGTCTTGTCCGACAAGATCGGCAAAGGTCTCGGGTCGGTATTTGCGGGCCAGAACCTGATAGGGGGTCGGGGCTGTGTCGGTCATTTCTGCTCTGCCGGATTCGTCATGAAGCCGTAGCGTAGTTGCCGCAGCCACCGGCGTCCACAGTTGCGACGCGCGAATTTCGTTTGGATTTGGCCGGGGGCGCTGTACAACTTTTGGAATTACATCAGTTGGCTGAATGTTTGAGCCTTTTGAATTCCTTGGGGGAAGTCATGTCGGAAATGGTGATTTATGCGTTGCAGGTCGGCGGCGGCACCCTGGCGATTTCCCCGTTGCCAGGACGGTATGGCGACTACGAAACAGATCTGGACCTGATTGCGTCCTGGGCGCCGGGGCTGGTGCTGTCCATGACCACCGAGGTCGAGATGTTACAGCATGGCGCCAGCATGTTTGGTGCGGACATCCAGGGGCGGGCTTGTCGCTGGGTGCACTTGCCGATCGAGGACTTCGGCGTTCCGGGTGAGGTGTTTCTGGAACAATGGTCAGATGTGAGCGCCTCGGCGCGGCAAGCCTTGTCCGGGGGCGGGCGTGTTCTGGTGCACTGCAAAGGAGGGTGTGGGCGCTCCGGCATGATTGCTCTGCGCCTTATGGTCGAATGCGGGGAGAACCCGCGTGAGGCGCAGAAACGTTTGCGGGCCGTACGCCCCTGTGCCGTCGAGACGGATGAGCAGATGCAATGGGCCTCGACCGGTCGCATTTTGCGTGTGCTTGACTAGGGTCCTGACCCTAAGCTTTGTTGTGGCCGTCATAGGGCCAGGGTACACTCGCGCCTGTGGCGTTTTCAGCTTCGCAGATGGCACTTGCGCCCAACCGGCCAAAACGCGCTGTATACGGTAATCTAGGTAGGCGGGTCGAACCAAGCGCAACCCGCCGAGCGAAGCGAGGCTCGGCCCAACGGGAGGCGGCGTTCCGTCAGGAACGCCAATGACGGGCGGGAGCACCCCGAGGCCGCCAATGTCCCTCCGTCAGAGAACGGCGTGGTGCACAGTTTGGGTCTCGATGTTGGTGGGCACCGCCTCGGCAAGGGCGCAGGGACGCTCGAATGTCCCGGCAGGCATAGGCCGCGGTTGTGGATCAAACAACGCGTCTGCAAATCGGTTCAAATCCTCTGTTTCTGCCTCGGGGGTCACACCGCAGAAGATGCGTATGCGATCATGGCTGGCAGTGAACCGGGCCGGACATTCCATCGGGCAATGCTTTAGGACGCTGTTTCCTTCGATCTCGAAATCGTCGGATGTCATGGGCTTTGACGCTACCATGGCTTGCGACAGCTTCTCGGCCATGCGTTGCACCGCAGGGCAGGTTTTGCCGGTGTGCTGACACACGGTCGCTGAAAACAGGTGAGTGTTGGTCTTCCAGATCATGTTGCGCCCTCCGCGCAGGGAAAGGGGAATGTGACCGGAAAAGGTGGCTTGGGTGCCATCGATTCGGCCCGGACGCCCCGCCCAGGTTCGAGTTTCAGTTTCGATGGCAGGTCTCCTGACTTGCGGGTCATCGCTTGGCCGACCTTCCCGACCTTGCGGTCAGTGGTGTTTCGGCGTCGCTCTCCGCTTACAGTTGCGGGGGCAGTCGCGGACTTGGCCTCAGATTGGGCCGCACCGTGTTCCCTTTTCATCCCGGTCGCGGATTCGCGGCGCGGGAACCATCATGAGATGGCTAGCGGTTGGATGGGGTTGGCGTCAATCGGTTTTGGTCGCAAACAGCCGATCGGGTAGTTTGCGCAACTCATCCGAGCTTTGTCGGGCACGCGCCAATTGCCAGCCGCCTTGTAAAAGAATGAACAGCGTGTCGGCGGTGTCGCGGGGATGCGCCTCACCCAGGCGTGCAGCGTGGTGGGTTACTTCGGTAATCCAGCCCTCGTAAAGGTGGTGCGCGTGCTGGCGAAAACCTGTGTTGTCTGGCCCTTCAAACAGTGTCGCTGAGATCGGGCAACCGTCCCACTGGCCTGAATTGTCAAAGAGCTTTGCTGCCTTATGGCACAAGGTTTGTGTACCAGAGGGAAAATCCTCTGCCGGTTCGAAAGAGGCTGCGATAAGGCGCAACATCTCGTCCGAGGCCCAGGTGGCCGCGGCCACGGCGAGATCGGATTTGCCGTTGGGAAAGTGATGATAGAGCGAGCCTTTGGGTGCGTCTGCTGCACTCAAAAGCTCTGACAATCCAACCCCATGATAGCCCCTACGCCGGAACAGGTCGGCAGCGGCGCGGATCAGGCGGTCTTTGGTTGGAAGCGGACGTTCGGTCATGTTCGCGTGATATTGACACCACTAGACCGAATGGTCCAGTGATGTGTTTAGACTGATCGGTCTAGTGGCCGGAGCTATGTCAGAGGATGCACGATGCTGGACAATCAAACTGTTGTCGAAGTCGAGGAGTTTCACTTTCCCGCAGGTCCGGCCGAATTGTCGGCGGTTCTGTATCGGCCTGCTGGCAAGCCGCTGGCAGCAGTGGTTCTAAATGGTGCCACTGGTGTTCCGCGCGACTATTACCGACACTTTGCGCGGTGGCTTGTCGAAGCGCGCGGCATGGCGTGTCTGACCTATGACTACCGAGATTTTGGCACGTCGTTGAAGGGGCGATTGAAAGATTCGCCCGTGACCATGTCCGATTGGGCCCTGATCGACATGCCCGCAGCGCGGTTCGAGATGAAGCGGCGGTTTCCCGATGTTCCGCTGTGGGTCATCGGTCATTCCGTGGGCGGGATGCTGATGCCGTCACAGGACGGGATCGAGGATGTGGATCGCATGATTGGCGTGTGCTCGGGGCTTGTGCATCACACGGATCACGATTGGCCGTATCAGGGGCTGGCGCGGCTCTTTTGGTTTGGGCATGTGCCGTTTCTGGTGAAAGTGCTCGGCTATCTGCCGGGCAAGATTACGGGGTTCGGAGCCGATTTGCCGCCGCAGGTGTATTGGCAATGGCGGAAATGGTGCACGTCGCCCCGCAGCTATCTGCCCGAGGCCGGGCTAACCATTCCAGCGCCTGATTGGGGTCGCAGCAGGGCACCGGTGACGATGATTGCCCTCAACGACGACGACACCATTCCGCCCAAATGCGTGTGGAAACTGTCCGAGCTTTATGGGGCAGGGGTCGAAAAAAAGACCCTGACGCCTTCGGATTATGGGTTGAAAGAGGTCGGCCATCTTGGGGCGTTTGCGCGTCGAAGTCGGACGTTGTGGCCCGACCTGGTGCCAGCCCTGTAACGCCGGGCACCCCAAGTTAGGGGCGCCCGGCATGGGTTACAGGCCCTTGCGGCCTTTCTTGTCCTTCATCACTGAACGGACCATCTTGCCAAAGGCTTTGTCGCGCGCCCGCGCCTCGGCCACGGTTTCCGAGTTCATCCGATCCTCACGCAGCAGCTTTTGCCAGCGACGCAGGCGATCTGGATCAAGAGTTCCGGCCTCTATCGCGCCCCGTATGGCGCAACCGGGCTCGGAACTATGCGCGCAATCCGAAAAGCGGCAGTCACGGGATAGCTCGACAAGATCGGCAAAGACCTCATCAATGCCGTCCGGGGAATCAAGCATTCGCAAGGCCCGCATGCCCGGTGTGTCGATCAGCCACCCGCCGTTGGTCATGTGACGCAGGGCGCGGGATGTGGTTGTGTGCCGCCCCTTGGCGTCGTCTTCGCGTATGCCAGCCGTGGCGTCCCGAGCTTGCGTCAACCCGTTGGTCAGCGTGGTTTTTCCCACACCGGAAGATCCGACGAGGGCCCCGGTCTGACCGTGCGGACACCAGGCCATCAGCTGACTTATGTCCCTGCTGTCATGAGCGTTCACGGCAAGGACTGTCAGAAATGCCTCAAGCCGCTCGGCTTTGCGGACATAGCTTTGCGGATTGTCGCAGGTGTCGGCTTTGGTCAGTACGACAACCGGGTAACACCCGGCCTGATGTGCCAGCGCCAGAAATCGCTCCAATCGCGCGACGTTGAAATCGGCATTGCAGGAACTGGTGATGAACAAGACATCGACGTTGGCCGCGATCAACTGCGCATGCACGCCGCTGCCTGCTGCCCGACGTGACATCAGTGTTTTGCGGTCCAGGGTTTGGTCGATCAAGCCATCGGAGCTTGCCGCGACCCAATCGCCGACGGCAAAGGTGCCAGTTGACTGGTTAGCACGAGGCAAAAGAACCCGTTCTCCGGCAGGGGACAAGCCCTTTAGCCGGTCGCGATGCACGGCAGAGATGCGATAGATGTGATCGGATGTTGGCGCAGGGATCTGCGCCGCAAAATGGTTGGACCATCCCAGGTCCATATAGTCAAAAGACATTGGTCTACCTGTTGCAGAATGCAAACAAACCGCAGTGGCGGCAAAGCGCGCGACTGCGTCAGTGGGTCAGGCAGGGACGAAAGTTTTGGTTCAGACGGTCTCTGCCCGAGGGGATGCAACTACAATCATGAAATCCCTCCATTGGCTAAGTATCGTGAACCCGATCCGGGTTGGATCAAGTGAGAGGTTGGACATCGACCCAAGCGGGGCTCGTTGTGGCTGCTTCCTTCCGGACCTGACCAGGTTGGCGAGGCGCTCGCCCGCGCCAACCTCTCGAGGCCGATATAGGCTCTGGTGCTGGAAAAGACAAGCGGCGTGTCACAAGGCAATGGACAGGTGCAGGAAACTTTCGGCGTCGAGCCCCCGGTCCTGGATTAATCCCTTGGGCAACTCGCTCAGATGTGCACGGGCGGCAGGTCCGGTGGTTTCAAGGACATGAGTGTTTTCAACAGGGGCAAGCCGCCAGCTTGGCTGTGTCAGTTGCGGCTCTGGCGGCAGGTTGCCTGCCACATAGTCCCGGATCAGTTGTTGGATCCGATGTGACGGCACAGGGATCGGTTGCGCGGTGCGCAAGGCGGCGAAATTGCCACCCCCATTGGCGCGATAGTTCGGCAAAGCCACCGCAAACCTTTGATTGTCTTCTACCTTTCTTCCGGCGTGACGCAGATTGTGGATGCGCCCGTGGGCGGGATTCAAGACCTCGCCGGCTGGGTTGAAACGCGCCGGCGTTGTGATGTCGACCTCATAGGTCAGCCCGTGAATGACATCAAAGTTGTGTCCGGGGTGTTCGTGGTCGCGCAGGGGCATGTGATTTGTACCCGGTACAATCCGGTTGAACACGCCCGCCGACATTTCCAGCCAGTCGCGAATTTGTGCACCTGTCGCAATCACCGCGCTCAACTCGTTGGGAAAGACGTGCAGGTCTGCAACATGACGCATCGAGATCGTTCCAGCAGGAACGTCGGTGTATCGGAGAGGTCCTGCGCGCCCGCCGAACTTGGACGGGGCCGCAGCGGACAGCAGCGGCAGGTCGCGCGCGGAGGTCGAGGATTGATACGCTCGCAAAGCTGCGGCTTGTGCGGCTGCGACCAAGGCCAGGCCCCGATCCTGGGCAAAGAATGTGAAATAGCTGTGCAGCGGCTCCGAAATTTCGCCGACAGGTTCTTGCATCTCGTGGCGGGTGCGAAAGTGCTGCGGCTGAAACAGCTGTTCCAACATCGCGTCTTCGCTGGCAAGTGAGGTGATCTTGCCGGTCTCGGCGGGTTGAGAAATTGGGGCCAAGGCGCTTTGGCTCGATGTGACGCGCCACCCGCCCTCTCCGTCTGCCATGATGTCCAGGTCAATGATCCCCAGGTGGGAACCTGCTGAACCGGGCATCACGGATGGTTTGCCATGGATGCGCCCGCGTTCAGCATCGACCCCTGCAAGACCCTTGTGGGCGGCCCCAGGCAGGTGGAGATGGGTATGACCAGTGATCAGGGCGTCCACTTCGGCTGATTTTGCAAGCGGAATGGCAGCGTTTTCGACCAGTTCACCCGCACCGTTCGATGTCAGGCCCGTATGCGCCAATGCGACCACCACGTGGCATCCCTGGCGCCGCAAGTCCTGTGCTGTCTTGCGCCCCGTCTCGACAATATCCTCGATACGAACCCGGTCGCGCAAAAAGTGCGTGTCCCAATCCAGCGTTTGCGGAGGAAGGACAGAGAGAACCCCGATTCTGATCGGCCAGTCCTGTCCGCCAGCTGATACCGAGCGTTCAAGAATCAGACTGGGTCGCCATCCGACCGACGTATTGTCGATCGGGCGTACATTCGAGCATACCACCGGGCAGGCGGCGTCGTCCAAAACCCGGTTCAATGTTTCCAGTCCAAAGTTGAAGTCATGGTTCCCCAGGCCAATGGCGTCATATGCCAGGGCTTCAAACGCGGTCATTAGGGGATGCCGGACCTGGGATTCTCGAACGGCAAGATCGCCAATTGGCGTGCCCTGAATGCTGTCGCCGTTGTCGAACAAGACGACCAGCGCATCCTGGGCATCGCGGCGTGCTGCTTTGATCAGGCTGGCCACGCGGGTTAGTCCAACTGTCGGGTCCGGGCGATCAGAGTAGTAGTCGAAACTGCCCAGGTTCATGTGCAGATCACTGGTTGCAAGAATGCGCAAACGGGCCGCCTGTCCTGCAGGACAGGCGTCGGCCAAAGTTGTTGAGGTGCGTTGGTCTGCTGTCATTCTGTTCAGTGTATAATATATTCTCGTTAAAGTTGTTATAGGTAGCAAAACACAGAAATCCAGATCACTTACAAGGACTTAGGCACTTTCAATTTGTGTCAGTTGTGATCCTATTTTGCGTCAACAGTCGTCTTCAGGGTCATATCTGGTCAAGCGGGTTGTGGTAGGCGCTCAAGGGTATATGAAGTTCTGGTCGAGGGAGCAGGAGACGTGAAATGAAGCGCGCAGAGCAGGTCACCTTTGGCGGATCGGGTTTGAACCGGGCCGCACATATCCGGAACGACGCTGTTGCATTGACCCAGGCCCGTCAGCATCCCGATGCGGCGTGTATCCTGTTGTGGCGTGGCAAGGTCATGGTTCATGGCGAGCGTCTGGACAAGCTGTCTTGGGTGACGATGGCGCATCCTATCCTGCAGGCGGGATATCAGACCGCCGCCGAAGAGATGATCTTTCTTGGTTTCGAAGATGACGGCGCACCTTGCTTCGCGCTCGATATCTCGGGGTGGGAGCCTGTGGGGCAGGATGTCAGCACCGTTGGCGGGTTCGTAGATCGAACCGAGCAGCATCACCCCGATTGCCCGCCGGGCCATGTCTTTGCCGAGCTTCGTCGGATCATGACCCGTCTGTCCGCGCGCGACGCCGAGCTGGCGGCGACGGCCAAGGCGGTGATCGGTTGGCACGAAACCCATCAGTTCTGCGCGCGTTGCGGTGCGCCCAGTGAAATTGTGCAGGCGGGATGGCAACGGTCCTGTGATGCCTGCGGAGGGCAACATTTCCCGCGGACCGACCCGGTTGTGATCATGCTGATCACCTACGGGGATTCGGTGCTGATGGGCCGTTCGCCAGGGTGGCCAGAGGGCATGTATTCGCTTTTGGCAGGTTTTGTCGAACCGGGTGAAACACTTGAGGCCGCTGTACGCCGCGAAGTGATGGAAGAGGCAGGTGTCAAAGTCGGCCAGGTTAATTACCTGTCCAGCCAACCTTGGCCGTTCCCGGCGTCACTGATGTTTGGATGTGCGGGGGAGGCTCTGTCACGAGAGATTAAGATTGATCCGGTAGAGATCGAGGATGCGATCTGGGTTACGCGACAGGACATGATGCAGGCCTTTGCCGGGGAACACCCCACAATCCTGCCTGCCCGAAAAGGGGCAATTGCACATTTCCTTTTGGAGAACTGGCTTGCGGATACGCTGGATTAAGACGACAATTTGCCAAACAGGAACAATGGGGCGACATGCAGTTTTCGGGTAAAGAAGATATCGAGGCACCGATCCAGAATGTCTTTGCCGCGGTTTCGGAATTCGAAAGTTTCGAACGCTCGGCAATTCGCCGGGGGATCGAGGTGCAGCGCGTTGACACCAGCCATCCCGTCGCTTCTGGGTTGGCATGGGACACATCGTTCAACCTTCGCGGCAAGCCGCGCGACATGCAGATCACCTTGGCAGAGTTCGCGGAACCCTCACTTATGCGATTTGATTCTCGCAGCAAGGGCATTAACGGGGATTGCGTGATCGAGTTGCTGGCTTTGTCGCCGCGCCGAACCCGGTTGAGCGTCGACATCAAGCTGTCGGCAAATACTCTGGCTGCGCGCTTGTTTCTGCAATCGCTCAAACTTGCTCGCAGTAGTTTGAACAAGAAATTCAAGTTGCGACTAGCAGATATGGCGAAAGAGATCGAGCGGCGACAATCGCGTTTGTCTTGATCCCAAAACCGCTCCCTTGCCCGCACAGCCAATTGCCGGAACGCGTTTCGGCGCGAATGCATGCTCTGGGGTGACGCGCCTTGAGTTGTTCACGGCGTGGCACCAGCCTTCGCATGGCCAAAGTTTGAGATTCATTCAGATTTAGTTTGTTTGCGCCTTGCACCGCCATTGGCACCGATCAGCTGGATCAATTCATGCTGTGTCGTGCGCTTGGGCCTTTGCCGCCTTGCCGGGGACCCCGGGCCGGGGGGCGGCACGGGGCCGATCATTTTGGGGGCGTATTGCTGATCCGGGTGTCGGGGGATCAGTGACGTTTGCGTGCAGCCGGATAGACGCCCAGAATCTCGACGTTGGTGGTGAAATATCCCAGTTCGTCCATTGCAAGGCGGACATTGGCATCGTCGGGGTGCCCTTCGATGTCGGCGTAGAACTGTGTCGCGGTAAAGCGACCGCCGACCATATAGCTTTCCAGCTTGATCATGTTGACGCCATTGGTGGCAAATCCCCCCATCGCCTTGTACAGCGCCGCCGGGATGTTGCGGACCTGAAAGACAAAGCTGGTGATCATGCCCAGATCGCCGCGACGTGATTCGTCGGCTTTTGGTGACATCACAAGGAACCGTGTGGTGTTGTCTCCCTGGTCTTCAATGTGGCGGGCCAGAACGTCCAATCCGTAAATTTCTCCGGCAAGTTCACTGGCCAGAGCAGCAGATTGGATGTCGCCCGCTTCGGCAACCTCGCGCGCAGCGCGGGCGTTGTCTGGGCTCACGCGGCCCCGGATGTTGTTTTCGCGCAAAAACTTTTCGCACTGCGGCAACAGCACCAGATGCGAATGCGCCTCGGTCACGTCGGACAGGCTCGCGCCCGGAACCGCCAGCAAGTTGATGTGCACGCGGACAAATGCTTCATCAATGATATGCAAGCCGCTGTGCGGCAGCAGGCGGTGAATGTCGGCCACACGCCCGTATGTAGTGTTTTCGACCGGCAACATGGCAAGGTCAGCCTCGCCCGACCGAACCGCTTCGATCACGTCTTCGAATGTGCGGCACGGCAGCGCCTCCATATCGGGGCGGGCGTCGCGGCAAGCCTCGTGGCTGTAAGCGCCGGGCTCTCCCTGAAAGGCAATGCGGTTGGTCATTTGTCGGTTTCCGTGCAACAAGTTCTTGAATTGGGCGTTTAGTCGCGGTGTCTATACCTTGCCTCTTGCAAGGGGAAGCCTTAGACACCCGCCCAGACAGCTGAAATGGACTCGCGATCAATGTTCGACACGATGACAGTTACCAAGGCCGCAGCAGGCCTGCTTGGCGCCTTTCTGGTGCTTCTTCTTGGCAAATGGGCCGCCATGATGATTTACAACGTGGGGGGGCACGGCGAAGCCTCGTACGTGATTGATACCGAACAGGCGGCCGAAGAGATCAGCACTGGCGAGGAAGTCAGCTTTGACGAGTTGATGATGGCCGCCGACGTGGACAAAGGCGCCCGTGTGTTCAAGAAATGCTCGGCCTGCCACAAGTTGGAAGCTGGCGCAAACGGCACCGGCCCGAGCCTTTATGGCGTTGTTGGCCGCGCCGTCGCGTCCGAAGCCGGGTTTGGCTATTCCAGCGCGATGCAAGCCAAAGGCG is part of the Falsiruegeria litorea R37 genome and encodes:
- the recR gene encoding recombination mediator RecR; this encodes MSNSDIDNLIELMAKLPGLGPRSARRAVLHLIRKRALLLTPLADTIQTVAATARECLNCGNVGTTDICEICASEKRATGELCVVEDVADLWAMERSGVFRGRYHVLGGTLSALDAIGPEELRIPRLVDRVTGENITEVILALNATIDGQTTAHYIADQLEGRVRLTSLAQGVPIGGELDYLDDGTITAAMQARKEL
- a CDS encoding YbaB/EbfC family nucleoid-associated protein, whose product is MLKGLGGLGDMAKMMKSAQELQTKMTDMQEELHNVMVVGESGAGLVKATASAKGELKGLDIDPSIFNGDDKEVVEDLILAAIKDAQTKAADKAQEEMTKLTESMGLPKDIKLPF
- a CDS encoding DNA polymerase III subunit gamma/tau, giving the protein MAAATTLRLHDESGRAEMTDTAPTPYQVLARKYRPETFADLVGQDAMVRTLKNAFEADRIAQAFVMTGIRGTGKTTTARIIAKGMNCIGPDGQGQPTTEPCGQCEHCVAIMEGRHVDVMEMDAASRTGVGDIREIIDSVRYRAASARYKIYIIDEVHMLSTSAFNALLKTLEEPPAHVKFIFATTEIRKVPVTVLSRCQRFDLRRIEPEDMIALMRKIAVSESAEITDDALALITRAAEGSARDATSLLDQAISHGAGETTADQVRAMLGLADRGRVLDLMDMILRGDAAGALTELSAQYAEGADPLAVLRDLAEITHWVSVVKITPDAAEDPTISPDERTRGAQMAEALPMRVLTRMWQMLLKALEEVAAAPNAMMAAEMAVIRLTHVSDLPSPEELIRKLQDTPPTPPPNPSGGMPAPGNGAPVGGTTAYAQAAPRSGGGAPVTALAQDTATALARYPTFEHVVELIRTRRDVKLLVDVEGGVRLVAYQPGRIEFTPSDSAPRDLAARLGSRLQSWTGNRWAVSVVSDGDAPTIAELKDAAANALRSEAEAHPLVQAVLAEFPKAKITHIQTPEERAAQVETEALPEVEDEWDPFDDE
- a CDS encoding protein-tyrosine phosphatase family protein, with product MSEMVIYALQVGGGTLAISPLPGRYGDYETDLDLIASWAPGLVLSMTTEVEMLQHGASMFGADIQGRACRWVHLPIEDFGVPGEVFLEQWSDVSASARQALSGGGRVLVHCKGGCGRSGMIALRLMVECGENPREAQKRLRAVRPCAVETDEQMQWASTGRILRVLD
- a CDS encoding TetR/AcrR family transcriptional regulator is translated as MTERPLPTKDRLIRAAADLFRRRGYHGVGLSELLSAADAPKGSLYHHFPNGKSDLAVAAATWASDEMLRLIAASFEPAEDFPSGTQTLCHKAAKLFDNSGQWDGCPISATLFEGPDNTGFRQHAHHLYEGWITEVTHHAARLGEAHPRDTADTLFILLQGGWQLARARQSSDELRKLPDRLFATKTD
- a CDS encoding alpha/beta hydrolase family protein produces the protein MLDNQTVVEVEEFHFPAGPAELSAVLYRPAGKPLAAVVLNGATGVPRDYYRHFARWLVEARGMACLTYDYRDFGTSLKGRLKDSPVTMSDWALIDMPAARFEMKRRFPDVPLWVIGHSVGGMLMPSQDGIEDVDRMIGVCSGLVHHTDHDWPYQGLARLFWFGHVPFLVKVLGYLPGKITGFGADLPPQVYWQWRKWCTSPRSYLPEAGLTIPAPDWGRSRAPVTMIALNDDDTIPPKCVWKLSELYGAGVEKKTLTPSDYGLKEVGHLGAFARRSRTLWPDLVPAL
- the rsgA gene encoding ribosome small subunit-dependent GTPase A, translating into MSFDYMDLGWSNHFAAQIPAPTSDHIYRISAVHRDRLKGLSPAGERVLLPRANQSTGTFAVGDWVAASSDGLIDQTLDRKTLMSRRAAGSGVHAQLIAANVDVLFITSSCNADFNVARLERFLALAHQAGCYPVVVLTKADTCDNPQSYVRKAERLEAFLTVLAVNAHDSRDISQLMAWCPHGQTGALVGSSGVGKTTLTNGLTQARDATAGIREDDAKGRHTTTSRALRHMTNGGWLIDTPGMRALRMLDSPDGIDEVFADLVELSRDCRFSDCAHSSEPGCAIRGAIEAGTLDPDRLRRWQKLLREDRMNSETVAEARARDKAFGKMVRSVMKDKKGRKGL